Proteins from a genomic interval of Symmachiella macrocystis:
- a CDS encoding ribulokinase: MNQPAHVALGLDFGTESVRALLADLNGNELASAVGPYEHGQITETLPGTGEKLPADFAFQHPSDWIEASAQAVRDAVAAAGLTGDEIIGIGVDFTSCTMLPALSDGTPLCLVPQWATEKFAWPKLWKHHGAKTQTEKINELARARNEPWLARYGGIIGLEWFFPKMLETLEEAPAVYDATEVWLEAGDWYVWQLVDSPADKLPRSTCQAGYKGMWHSHDGFPSHEFLAALHPKLENVVAEKMPGKFLAPGEAAGTLCASIAEKFGLPAGIPVSAATIDAHAGVPGAGAAGAGTLVMVMGTSSCHMLNADAEQNVPGVAGIVEGGILPGFYGYETGQAAVGDAFDWLRRTTGHDNFDQLTAQAAQLSPGADGVLCMDWFNGCRTPLMDGGLRGAFVGLTMNHGAGHMYRALMEGSAFGVRWIVDLLRENGVPVTGIVATGGLPHHNPLLVQIYADVLGLPITVHPSKQGPALGAAILGVLAADTDRKHFATTADAIAAMAGPRADDPSRAAKIVEPEADAQAAYENIYQRYRKLADVLVAEEF; this comes from the coding sequence ATGAATCAACCGGCACATGTTGCACTCGGACTCGACTTTGGCACCGAATCGGTCCGGGCCTTGTTGGCCGATCTGAACGGCAACGAACTCGCCTCTGCTGTCGGGCCCTATGAGCACGGTCAAATTACCGAGACCTTGCCCGGCACGGGTGAAAAACTCCCCGCCGATTTTGCCTTTCAGCATCCCAGCGACTGGATCGAAGCCTCCGCTCAGGCGGTCCGCGACGCAGTGGCCGCTGCTGGATTGACCGGCGACGAGATCATCGGCATCGGTGTCGATTTCACGAGTTGCACCATGCTCCCCGCGCTGAGCGATGGCACGCCGCTGTGCCTGGTGCCGCAGTGGGCTACTGAAAAATTTGCTTGGCCCAAACTGTGGAAACATCACGGCGCGAAAACACAAACCGAGAAAATCAACGAACTGGCCCGCGCGCGCAACGAACCTTGGCTGGCCCGCTACGGCGGCATCATCGGTCTGGAATGGTTCTTTCCCAAAATGCTGGAAACCCTCGAAGAGGCACCCGCCGTTTACGATGCGACGGAAGTCTGGCTCGAAGCAGGGGACTGGTACGTCTGGCAACTGGTTGATAGCCCCGCCGACAAACTGCCCCGTTCCACCTGTCAAGCGGGTTATAAAGGCATGTGGCACAGCCACGATGGTTTCCCCTCCCACGAATTCTTAGCCGCTCTGCATCCCAAACTAGAAAACGTTGTCGCCGAGAAAATGCCGGGAAAATTCCTCGCGCCGGGCGAAGCGGCCGGCACCCTCTGTGCCTCTATCGCAGAGAAATTCGGACTTCCCGCCGGAATCCCCGTCAGTGCAGCCACGATCGACGCGCACGCTGGTGTCCCCGGAGCCGGTGCCGCTGGAGCAGGCACGTTGGTGATGGTCATGGGAACCAGTAGTTGCCACATGCTCAATGCCGACGCCGAACAAAACGTCCCCGGTGTCGCCGGAATCGTCGAAGGGGGGATCCTCCCCGGATTCTATGGTTACGAAACCGGCCAAGCCGCTGTGGGAGACGCCTTTGATTGGTTGCGGCGTACGACTGGCCACGACAACTTCGATCAACTCACCGCACAAGCCGCACAATTGTCCCCGGGGGCTGACGGCGTGCTCTGCATGGATTGGTTCAACGGTTGTCGCACGCCGCTGATGGATGGTGGGCTGCGCGGCGCGTTTGTTGGGCTCACCATGAACCACGGGGCAGGGCACATGTACCGCGCTTTGATGGAAGGCTCCGCCTTTGGAGTGCGTTGGATCGTTGACCTGCTGCGAGAAAACGGCGTGCCGGTCACCGGCATCGTTGCCACAGGCGGACTCCCGCACCACAATCCGCTGTTGGTACAAATCTACGCCGACGTCCTGGGGTTGCCGATCACCGTGCATCCCTCAAAACAAGGCCCCGCACTCGGGGCGGCGATACTCGGCGTTCTGGCCGCCGACACCGATCGAAAACACTTTGCCACCACCGCCGACGCTATCGCCGCCATGGCCGGCCCGCGTGCGGATGATCCCAGTCGTGCGGCGAAAATCGTCGAGCCAGAAGCAGATGCACAAGCGGCCTATGAAAACATCTATCAACGTTACCGCAAACTGGCCGATGTGCTCGTCGCTGAAGAATTCTAG
- a CDS encoding Sec-independent protein translocase subunit TatA/TatB, which produces MPPDDAACYSSDIYQNTLSYLEFPMFLPGPMELLIIAAIFLMLIGVPLLIAVLVIYLVKSTKSPEGDDRHD; this is translated from the coding sequence ATGCCACCAGACGATGCAGCCTGCTATTCCAGCGATATTTATCAGAACACGCTCAGCTATCTGGAGTTTCCGATGTTTCTACCTGGTCCGATGGAACTGCTGATCATCGCCGCGATTTTTTTGATGCTCATCGGCGTGCCGTTGCTCATCGCTGTGCTGGTGATTTATCTGGTCAAAAGCACGAAGTCGCCGGAAGGCGACGATCGGCACGATTAG
- a CDS encoding fucose isomerase — MSAYSISKPTKKPKLKKNQVQLIASGDLRLSANQNCWEAQEQMEAALTQAVEAAGYEIVRAHPYDETEKHGFIGSQKQGMQVFENIDPHAPLIVAEAVWQYSHHVLSGLATHQGPILTVANWSGTWPGLVGMLNLNGSLTKAGVEYSTLWSEDFTDKYFTTRLKKWLTTGTCKHATKHVKPLKKVKVSAKERKLGESLAAQMQSEKAIMGVFDEGCMGMFNAIIPDHLLNPTGLYKERLSQSALYHESTQVKNAEAKAVRKWMEDKGMTFHTGRTHETDLTDDQIHKQCQMYIAAVRIADDFGCDCIGIQYQQGLKDLLPASDLVEGTLNNQARPPVTSRDGQRELYAGEAIPHFNEVDECAGLDSLITYRVHKAMGQPVENTLHDIRWGDHDATGKVDDYIWVLLISGAAPPAHFIGGWKGADGLRQVPMYFPAGGSTLRGISKPGEIVWSRIYVEDDRLKMDLGRGGVVKLSKKETERRWNETTPQWPIMHAVTYGTSRDQMMARHKSNHIQVAYAKSAADADKALLAKASMAAELGIEVALCGTRADGKAW; from the coding sequence ATGTCTGCCTATTCAATTTCTAAACCGACCAAAAAACCAAAACTCAAAAAGAACCAAGTTCAATTGATCGCCAGTGGCGACTTGCGGCTTTCCGCGAACCAAAACTGCTGGGAAGCGCAAGAGCAAATGGAAGCTGCGCTGACCCAAGCGGTCGAAGCGGCCGGTTATGAAATCGTTCGCGCGCATCCTTATGACGAAACCGAAAAGCACGGCTTCATCGGCTCGCAAAAACAGGGCATGCAGGTTTTTGAAAACATCGATCCGCACGCGCCGTTGATCGTGGCCGAAGCGGTTTGGCAGTACTCGCATCATGTTCTCTCGGGATTGGCTACGCATCAAGGCCCGATTCTGACCGTCGCCAACTGGTCGGGGACTTGGCCCGGTTTGGTCGGCATGCTGAATCTCAACGGTTCGCTCACCAAGGCGGGTGTTGAGTATTCCACGCTCTGGAGCGAGGACTTCACCGACAAGTATTTCACGACTCGGCTCAAGAAATGGCTGACGACCGGCACGTGCAAGCACGCGACCAAACATGTCAAACCGCTCAAGAAGGTCAAGGTCTCAGCCAAGGAACGCAAACTCGGCGAGTCGTTGGCCGCCCAAATGCAATCCGAAAAAGCCATCATGGGTGTCTTCGACGAAGGCTGCATGGGCATGTTCAACGCCATCATTCCCGACCATCTCCTCAACCCGACCGGCCTCTACAAAGAACGTCTCAGTCAGTCGGCGCTGTACCATGAGTCGACACAAGTCAAAAATGCTGAAGCCAAAGCGGTCCGCAAGTGGATGGAAGACAAAGGCATGACCTTCCACACCGGACGCACCCACGAAACCGATCTCACCGACGATCAAATCCACAAGCAATGCCAAATGTACATCGCTGCGGTGCGGATTGCCGATGATTTCGGCTGCGACTGCATCGGGATTCAATACCAACAAGGACTCAAAGACCTGCTTCCCGCTAGTGATTTGGTCGAAGGCACCCTCAACAACCAGGCCCGCCCGCCCGTGACCAGTCGCGATGGACAACGCGAATTGTACGCCGGCGAAGCGATCCCGCACTTCAACGAAGTCGACGAGTGCGCCGGTCTCGACAGCTTGATTACCTATCGCGTCCACAAAGCAATGGGACAGCCGGTCGAAAACACGTTGCACGATATTCGTTGGGGCGATCACGATGCCACGGGTAAGGTCGATGACTACATCTGGGTGCTGCTCATCAGCGGCGCCGCCCCGCCGGCGCATTTCATCGGTGGATGGAAAGGGGCCGACGGCCTACGGCAAGTCCCCATGTATTTCCCCGCCGGCGGCAGCACGCTGCGGGGAATTTCCAAACCGGGTGAAATCGTCTGGTCGCGGATTTATGTCGAAGACGATCGCCTGAAAATGGACCTCGGCCGCGGCGGCGTGGTGAAGCTCTCCAAAAAAGAAACCGAGCGACGCTGGAACGAAACCACCCCGCAATGGCCGATCATGCACGCCGTTACCTACGGTACGTCGCGCGACCAAATGATGGCCCGTCACAAATCGAATCACATCCAAGTCGCCTACGCCAAGTCAGCCGCCGATGCCGACAAAGCGTTACTCGCCAAAGCCTCAATGGCCGCCGAACTGGGAATCGAAGTCGCCCTCTGCGGCACCCGCGCCGATGGTAAGGCGTGGTAA